The following coding sequences are from one Catenulispora sp. GP43 window:
- a CDS encoding NAD-dependent epimerase/dehydratase family protein, whose amino-acid sequence MRVFIAGGSGALGRRLVPQLVARGHQVTATTTSAAKLELLARLGARGVVMDGLDAAAVGEAVAAATPDVIVNQMTGLSTEHAGRLNPRRADRYFAATNLLRTEGVDHLLAAAEAVGVSHVVAQSHASFNGRREGGWIKTEEEPLQVVEGTKAISHLEEAVVAAGGVALRYGAFYGPGASDEQVEMVRKRWFPLVGGGTGYFSWVHVDDAAAATVLAIEQHRTGVFNIVDDEPAPVNQWLPYLAQSIGAKPPRRLPAWLARALAGEMMVGMMIEGRGFSNAKAKRDLGWQLRYPSWRQGFKEGLA is encoded by the coding sequence ATGCGGGTATTCATTGCCGGGGGAAGCGGTGCGCTCGGGCGGCGGCTGGTGCCGCAGCTGGTGGCCCGGGGACACCAGGTGACAGCCACCACGACCAGCGCGGCCAAGCTGGAGCTGCTGGCGCGCCTCGGTGCGCGAGGTGTGGTGATGGACGGGCTGGACGCGGCCGCGGTGGGGGAGGCGGTCGCCGCGGCCACGCCGGACGTGATCGTGAACCAGATGACCGGCCTGTCCACGGAACACGCCGGCAGACTCAACCCGCGCCGGGCCGACCGCTACTTCGCGGCCACCAACCTGCTGCGCACCGAGGGCGTCGATCATCTGCTGGCCGCGGCTGAGGCGGTGGGTGTCTCGCACGTCGTGGCCCAAAGCCACGCCAGCTTCAACGGCCGGCGAGAGGGCGGATGGATCAAAACCGAGGAGGAACCGCTGCAGGTCGTGGAGGGCACCAAGGCGATCAGCCACCTGGAGGAGGCGGTCGTGGCAGCAGGCGGAGTCGCGCTGCGCTACGGCGCCTTCTACGGCCCCGGCGCCTCCGACGAGCAGGTCGAGATGGTGCGCAAACGCTGGTTCCCGCTCGTCGGCGGCGGCACCGGCTACTTCTCCTGGGTGCACGTGGACGACGCCGCAGCCGCCACCGTCCTGGCGATCGAGCAGCACCGGACCGGCGTGTTCAACATCGTCGACGACGAACCGGCCCCGGTGAACCAGTGGCTGCCCTACCTCGCACAGTCCATCGGCGCCAAACCCCCGCGCCGGCTGCCCGCCTGGCTGGCCCGGGCACTGGCCGGGGAGATGATGGTGGGGATGATGATCGAAGGACGCGGCTTCTCCAACGCCAAAGCCAAGCGCGACCTCGGCTGGCAGCTGCGCTACCCGTCCTGGCGGCAGGGATTCAAGGAGGGCCTGGCGTGA
- a CDS encoding DoxX family protein, whose amino-acid sequence MNIALWIGTALLAAVALVGGVTKSFVPKTRLAAQHGGEWTEKASVGFVKGIGAVEILAAVGLIMPRVVGVAPVMVPVTALCWVALMVGAMVTHGRLGQFGFVALNMVYLALAVFVAAGRI is encoded by the coding sequence GTGAACATCGCCCTGTGGATCGGTACCGCGCTGCTGGCGGCGGTGGCCCTGGTCGGCGGCGTCACCAAGTCGTTCGTGCCCAAGACCAGGCTGGCCGCGCAGCACGGCGGGGAGTGGACCGAGAAGGCGAGCGTCGGCTTCGTCAAGGGCATCGGCGCGGTGGAGATCCTGGCCGCGGTCGGTCTGATCATGCCGCGGGTGGTCGGCGTGGCACCGGTCATGGTGCCGGTGACGGCCCTGTGCTGGGTGGCGCTGATGGTCGGTGCGATGGTCACGCACGGCCGGCTCGGCCAGTTCGGGTTCGTCGCGCTGAACATGGTCTATCTGGCGCTCGCGGTGTTCGTCGCCGCCGGTCGTATCTGA